One window of Catonella massiliensis genomic DNA carries:
- the gmk gene encoding guanylate kinase — MKKLGVLSVISGFSGVGKGTIVKKLVAEEDYALSISATSRAPREGEVHGREYFFLTRDEFHSMIESDGLIEWAEYVNNFYGTPREYVEERLAEGKDVILEIEPQGALKIKEKYPEAVLIFIVPPNAKELENRLIGRGTEEADTIKKRLKRAAEETEYIDNYEYIVVNDNLDDAVRDIHHIIQAASHKKDRAGGFIEALTDDLKKSF, encoded by the coding sequence ATGAAAAAGTTAGGTGTGCTTTCTGTAATCTCAGGATTTTCAGGAGTAGGTAAGGGAACTATAGTTAAGAAACTTGTGGCAGAAGAGGACTATGCACTCTCTATATCAGCTACATCAAGAGCACCAAGAGAAGGTGAAGTTCATGGAAGGGAATATTTCTTTTTGACAAGAGATGAATTCCATAGTATGATAGAGAGCGACGGTCTTATAGAGTGGGCTGAGTATGTGAACAATTTCTATGGTACTCCAAGAGAGTACGTAGAAGAAAGGCTTGCAGAGGGTAAGGATGTTATCCTTGAGATAGAGCCGCAGGGAGCGCTCAAGATCAAAGAAAAGTATCCTGAGGCTGTGCTCATCTTCATAGTTCCACCAAATGCTAAGGAGCTTGAAAACAGGCTTATAGGCAGGGGAACAGAGGAGGCCGACACTATAAAGAAGAGGCTTAAGAGGGCGGCGGAGGAAACAGAGTATATAGATAACTATGAGTACATAGTTGTAAATGATAATCTGGATGATGCCGTAAGAGACATCCACCATATTATTCAGGCGGCTTCGCACAAGAAGGACAGAGCGGGAGGATTTATAGAGGCTTTGACGGATGACCTGAAAAAGAGCTTTTAA
- the def gene encoding peptide deformylase encodes MALRNIRTVGDEILAKRAREVKENTPKIQELIDDMLETMYDSDGVGLAAPQVGVLKRIFVIDCSEERNQPFVFINPEIIETSGEQTGAEGCLSVPGKAGIVTRPSHVKVKALNRNFEEYIVEGDELFARALIHENEHLDGHLYTEKVIGNVYNAGDEEAEKAAEIAAGLPVDEEN; translated from the coding sequence ATGGCACTTAGAAATATAAGAACGGTTGGAGATGAAATCCTTGCAAAGAGAGCCAGAGAGGTGAAGGAGAATACCCCAAAGATACAGGAGCTGATAGATGATATGCTTGAGACTATGTATGATTCTGACGGAGTAGGTCTTGCAGCCCCTCAGGTGGGTGTGCTAAAGAGGATATTTGTTATTGACTGCTCAGAAGAAAGAAACCAGCCTTTTGTATTTATTAATCCTGAAATCATTGAGACTTCGGGTGAACAGACAGGAGCAGAGGGCTGTCTTAGCGTTCCCGGCAAGGCAGGTATAGTAACCAGACCGAGCCATGTAAAGGTAAAGGCGCTAAATAGGAACTTTGAAGAGTATATAGTTGAGGGAGATGAGCTTTTTGCAAGAGCTCTAATCCATGAAAATGAGCATTTGGACGGACATTTATACACTGAAAAGGTTATTGGCAATGTGTATAATGCCGGAGATGAAGAGGCTGAAAAGGCTGCAGAGATAGCGGCAGGACTTCCTGTCGATGAGGAGAACTAA
- a CDS encoding exonuclease SbcCD subunit D, producing the protein MKFFHISDLHIGLKLMNKDLSEDQKYILDEIVKEVRDKKPDAIVIAGDVYNNSVPSSDAIEIFDGFISKLVAVAPKMHIMVISGNHDSAVRINQFRKVLSGYNLHLIGLPPKRADEYIEKVVLEDEYGKVNFYLLPFVRPSFVKNVFGLDENENNLSYNEALHRLIERENIDEDERNVLVSHQYYLPLGKNPEEVERMDSEIKSVGNIDLVDADILERFDYSALGHIHKPWKLIGDCHRYCGTPLACSVSEAGQEKGIVMVEMLEKGRINTEVLPLKPLRNIKVVRGRLEEVLMMGSEDYVTVILTEDDTTDVDAADRIRERFPNLLEIRREAAKKVNSKSLTEISDELSEIDNCRAFLSEMNAEEEKILIEIINGLKGV; encoded by the coding sequence ATGAAATTTTTCCACATTTCAGATCTTCACATAGGGCTTAAGCTTATGAATAAGGACCTGAGTGAAGACCAGAAGTATATATTAGATGAGATAGTAAAAGAGGTTAGAGATAAAAAGCCGGATGCCATAGTCATAGCAGGGGATGTGTACAACAATTCGGTGCCCTCCTCTGATGCGATAGAGATATTTGATGGCTTCATATCGAAGCTTGTGGCGGTGGCGCCTAAGATGCATATTATGGTTATTAGCGGGAACCACGACAGCGCAGTCCGCATCAATCAGTTCAGGAAGGTGCTTTCAGGCTACAACCTGCACCTTATCGGACTTCCGCCAAAAAGGGCAGATGAATACATTGAAAAAGTGGTACTTGAGGATGAATACGGGAAGGTAAACTTTTATCTTCTCCCTTTTGTGCGTCCGTCTTTTGTAAAAAATGTATTCGGTCTGGATGAAAATGAGAATAATCTCTCCTACAATGAGGCACTCCACAGGCTTATTGAGAGGGAAAACATAGACGAAGATGAAAGAAATGTACTGGTTAGCCATCAGTACTATCTGCCCCTTGGTAAGAATCCTGAGGAAGTAGAGAGGATGGACTCTGAGATTAAGTCGGTAGGAAACATAGACCTTGTAGATGCTGACATTCTTGAGAGATTTGACTATTCAGCCCTAGGTCACATACATAAGCCTTGGAAGCTGATAGGAGACTGCCACAGATACTGTGGTACTCCCCTTGCCTGCTCTGTAAGTGAGGCAGGACAGGAAAAGGGCATAGTTATGGTGGAAATGCTTGAAAAAGGCAGGATAAATACTGAGGTTCTTCCGCTTAAGCCTCTTAGAAACATCAAGGTAGTTAGGGGCAGGCTTGAAGAAGTCTTAATGATGGGATCCGAGGACTATGTGACAGTTATTTTAACTGAGGATGATACTACAGATGTAGACGCAGCTGACAGAATAAGGGAGAGATTTCCAAACCTCTTAGAGATAAGAAGGGAGGCTGCAAAGAAGGTAAACAGTAAGAGCCTTACAGAGATTTCAGACGAACTAAGCGAGATAGATAATTGTAGAGCATTTTTAAGTGAAATGAATGCTGAAGAGGAGAAAATTCTCATCGAGATAATAAACGGCTTAAAGGGGGTGTAG
- a CDS encoding AAA family ATPase, which produces MRPKKLVMQAFGSYGKRTEIDFTKPVQNLFLITGDTGAGKTTIFDAIVFALFGEASSGNNKKSGEELQSQFTDFVSEPFVEFTFTERLGSAEEEFKVKRIPRHKRPYKRGREGFTDEKEKVSLFYSDGEEYSQNLKETNAKIEEIVGLTKSQFMQVSMIAQGEFMEVLRGDDKQAVFRKLFGTEIYKELTAQLKLRSDAKKAELKDFSSKCELLIGGIRLPECVIGDYSALNMKKDVDITDIEKAADGLKCLCDELGIILEHKEKEDKEAFLKRDKINRELTEGRQLLGFFESLVRAETEVRGLEAKKEDILKKVSLVKEIEAAYEAQSLYAGFKESEKTYQNAVNELEINKEKLPELISAFENISLAEKKAKEELSTVVERFNTVSEKVRAALEQFKSLKEKNREKGIKEAEGEKLASAVEEAKKRLVEFESLEKSWTEALKEVPSLEKRGLVAETKARTLAKVLSELKSLIEGFDSLKNEKEKLNTLKAAYEAELISFKDAEDELIPKRRLFYELRAGLLARDLLKEGEPCPVCGSLSHPSPCLLPKGQEEIRKEDIERLEERVSKLKDSVNTRLSEYETSKTRTGEKEEHLRADKEKLITLVNEELFTDTKPCEEVELNELKAELEAFSRKLIKEQGEVNAKVKELKLIEEKLSTAEEKKILLKKEEEAVKEKESETAKEVAGLLSLIKEIESGLEFKSKEEAVAAKKTEDERRVRAESHAKEVEEKSEASKSLKERTETLIAKLETDCPNLLYSCQAKREDYEKALVRFGISEERWSLLVNEYKKSDRERFQNEINAYEGNMKAALGMVTNLKEAVKDKEKPDTQSLEKDFAVADEAYNLLHTELEEIRADYRTDSEIQKQLNASLNGRGEAAREYGIINSLYSRLSGNVTGGRMDIETFVQRQYLEKILISANKRFSSMTGGQFELRTYEIEKAGVGTNKGLDLMVYSYITGKSRDVRTLSGGESFQAALSLALGMADQIQARSGAVRLDMMFVDEGFGTLDNNARNEAVKILKNMAGGSKLIGIISHVNELKQEIEEQLIVTKDENGSKARWQLS; this is translated from the coding sequence ATGAGGCCTAAAAAGTTAGTTATGCAGGCTTTTGGCTCCTATGGCAAAAGGACGGAGATAGACTTTACTAAGCCTGTGCAGAATTTATTTTTAATTACAGGGGATACGGGAGCAGGCAAGACTACCATCTTCGATGCCATTGTCTTTGCCCTCTTTGGAGAGGCAAGCTCCGGCAATAACAAGAAGTCTGGAGAGGAGCTTCAGAGCCAGTTTACAGACTTTGTAAGTGAACCCTTTGTAGAATTTACCTTTACCGAAAGACTTGGAAGTGCTGAGGAAGAATTTAAGGTTAAGAGGATACCAAGGCATAAGAGGCCTTACAAGAGAGGGCGTGAAGGTTTTACTGATGAGAAGGAAAAGGTATCCCTATTCTACTCTGATGGGGAGGAATATTCTCAAAATCTGAAAGAAACCAATGCGAAGATAGAAGAGATAGTGGGGCTTACAAAGAGCCAGTTTATGCAGGTCTCGATGATAGCACAGGGAGAATTTATGGAGGTGCTAAGAGGAGATGATAAGCAGGCCGTGTTTAGAAAACTCTTTGGCACTGAGATATATAAAGAACTGACTGCGCAGTTAAAACTTAGAAGCGATGCTAAGAAGGCTGAGCTTAAGGACTTTAGCTCCAAGTGTGAACTGCTGATTGGTGGGATCAGGCTGCCAGAGTGCGTTATAGGGGATTATTCTGCCCTTAATATGAAGAAGGATGTTGATATTACCGACATTGAAAAGGCGGCAGACGGGCTTAAGTGCCTCTGTGACGAACTTGGTATCATCCTTGAACATAAGGAAAAAGAAGACAAAGAGGCCTTCTTAAAAAGAGATAAGATAAACAGGGAGCTAACTGAGGGAAGGCAGCTTTTGGGCTTCTTTGAAAGTCTTGTTAGGGCTGAGACTGAGGTAAGAGGACTGGAGGCTAAAAAAGAGGATATCCTTAAGAAGGTTAGTCTGGTTAAGGAGATAGAGGCTGCCTATGAAGCACAGTCCCTTTATGCAGGCTTTAAGGAGTCTGAGAAAACCTATCAAAATGCAGTAAACGAACTGGAGATAAACAAAGAAAAGCTGCCTGAACTAATCTCTGCCTTTGAGAATATAAGCTTAGCTGAGAAGAAGGCTAAGGAAGAATTATCTACAGTTGTAGAAAGATTTAATACGGTATCTGAAAAGGTAAGGGCAGCTTTAGAGCAATTTAAGAGCCTTAAAGAGAAGAATAGAGAAAAGGGGATTAAAGAGGCTGAGGGAGAGAAGTTAGCAAGTGCAGTGGAGGAAGCAAAAAAGAGGCTTGTAGAATTTGAGAGCCTTGAAAAATCCTGGACTGAGGCTCTAAAGGAGGTGCCAAGCCTTGAAAAAAGAGGACTGGTGGCTGAGACTAAGGCGAGGACTCTTGCCAAGGTTCTTAGTGAACTAAAGAGCCTGATAGAGGGCTTTGATAGTCTAAAAAATGAAAAAGAAAAGTTAAATACATTAAAGGCAGCCTATGAGGCTGAGCTTATAAGCTTTAAGGATGCTGAGGACGAACTGATTCCTAAGAGGAGGCTATTTTATGAGCTTAGGGCAGGCCTGCTTGCAAGAGACCTCCTTAAGGAGGGAGAGCCTTGCCCTGTGTGTGGTTCCCTCTCTCATCCTTCACCCTGCTTACTTCCTAAGGGACAGGAGGAGATAAGAAAAGAGGATATTGAGAGGCTTGAAGAAAGGGTGTCAAAGCTAAAAGACAGTGTAAACACAAGGCTTTCAGAATATGAAACCTCTAAGACCAGGACGGGTGAGAAGGAAGAGCATTTAAGAGCTGATAAAGAAAAGCTGATTACTCTGGTAAATGAAGAGCTATTTACTGACACCAAGCCTTGTGAAGAAGTAGAGCTTAATGAGCTTAAGGCTGAACTTGAGGCATTTTCAAGGAAGCTTATAAAAGAGCAAGGCGAAGTAAATGCTAAGGTTAAGGAATTAAAGCTTATAGAGGAGAAGCTTTCTACAGCTGAAGAAAAGAAAATCCTTCTTAAAAAAGAAGAAGAAGCTGTAAAGGAAAAAGAAAGTGAGACAGCCAAAGAGGTTGCAGGTCTTTTATCCCTTATAAAGGAGATTGAATCAGGACTCGAATTTAAGAGTAAAGAGGAGGCTGTAGCAGCTAAAAAGACTGAGGATGAAAGAAGGGTAAGGGCTGAGAGTCACGCTAAAGAGGTGGAGGAGAAGAGCGAGGCCTCAAAGAGCTTAAAAGAAAGGACGGAAACCCTTATCGCGAAGCTTGAGACAGACTGCCCTAATCTTCTATATAGCTGTCAGGCTAAGAGGGAAGACTATGAAAAAGCCCTTGTCCGGTTTGGCATCTCTGAGGAAAGGTGGTCCCTCCTTGTAAATGAGTATAAAAAAAGCGATAGGGAGAGATTTCAAAATGAAATAAATGCCTACGAGGGCAATATGAAGGCGGCTCTTGGGATGGTCACAAACCTCAAGGAGGCTGTAAAGGATAAGGAAAAACCTGATACCCAAAGCTTAGAGAAGGACTTTGCTGTGGCGGATGAGGCATATAATCTTCTCCATACAGAGTTGGAAGAGATAAGGGCTGACTACAGGACTGACAGTGAAATCCAAAAGCAGCTTAATGCTTCGCTAAACGGAAGGGGAGAAGCGGCAAGGGAATACGGCATTATAAATAGTCTCTACTCAAGGCTCTCAGGCAATGTGACCGGAGGCAGGATGGATATAGAAACCTTTGTGCAAAGACAGTATCTTGAGAAGATTCTTATCTCTGCCAACAAGAGATTTAGCTCTATGACAGGAGGACAGTTTGAGCTTAGGACTTATGAGATAGAGAAAGCAGGAGTAGGTACTAACAAAGGACTAGACCTTATGGTATACTCATATATAACAGGTAAAAGCAGGGATGTGAGAACCTTGTCAGGCGGAGAGTCATTTCAGGCAGCCCTCTCTCTTGCCCTTGGTATGGCAGACCAGATACAGGCAAGAAGCGGCGCGGTACGTCTTGACATGATGTTTGTGGATGAAGGCTTTGGCACCCTTGATAACAATGCAAGAAATGAGGCTGTGAAAATCCTTAAAAACATGGCAGGAGGCTCAAAGCTTATAGGAATTATTTCTCATGTCAATGAATTAAAGCAGGAAATAGAAGAACAGCTAATAGTGACAAAGGACGAGAATGGAAGTAAGGCCAGGTGGCAGCTAAGCTAA
- the fmt gene encoding methionyl-tRNA formyltransferase, with amino-acid sequence MKIIFMGTPDFAAASLEALIASRHEIQAVVTQPDKPKGRKGELTPSPVKVIAKREGIKVYQPLKVRDEEFVKTLRAYNPDVMVVVAFGQIIPLSILKMPKFGCVNIHGSLLPKYRGAAPIQWAVLDGEKETGITTILMDEGIDTGDILLKKTIKIDTDETSGSLFDKLMALGAETILETLDELEKGSLTPTKQGESPTAYAKMLTKAMGLIDFTRPAKELDCFVRGMNPWPSAYTLLSGKTLKLWKVRAVEGSGKAGSVIDIDKESFTIACGEGAIEVLEVQLEGKKRMSAGDFLKGSTLNIGQELGV; translated from the coding sequence ATGAAGATAATATTTATGGGAACACCTGATTTTGCGGCGGCTTCCTTAGAGGCTTTGATAGCATCAAGGCACGAAATACAGGCTGTAGTTACACAGCCTGACAAGCCTAAGGGAAGGAAGGGAGAGCTTACTCCGTCTCCTGTGAAGGTCATTGCCAAGAGAGAAGGGATAAAGGTATATCAGCCACTAAAGGTAAGGGATGAAGAGTTTGTAAAGACTTTAAGAGCTTACAATCCTGACGTGATGGTAGTGGTAGCCTTTGGACAGATTATACCTTTAAGCATACTAAAGATGCCAAAGTTTGGCTGTGTAAATATACATGGCTCACTGCTACCTAAGTACAGAGGAGCTGCTCCTATACAGTGGGCTGTACTTGACGGAGAAAAGGAAACCGGAATTACTACCATCCTTATGGATGAGGGCATTGATACAGGCGATATCCTGCTTAAAAAGACAATTAAAATAGATACGGATGAGACTTCAGGAAGCCTCTTTGACAAGCTTATGGCACTTGGAGCAGAGACTATACTTGAAACCCTTGATGAGCTGGAAAAGGGAAGCCTTACCCCTACAAAGCAGGGTGAAAGCCCTACGGCTTATGCTAAGATGCTTACCAAGGCTATGGGACTTATCGACTTTACAAGGCCAGCTAAAGAACTTGACTGCTTTGTAAGAGGAATGAATCCTTGGCCTAGTGCCTATACCCTGCTTTCAGGCAAGACACTTAAGCTGTGGAAAGTAAGGGCTGTAGAGGGAAGTGGCAAGGCAGGAAGTGTAATAGATATAGACAAGGAGAGCTTTACCATTGCCTGTGGAGAAGGTGCCATAGAGGTGCTTGAGGTACAGCTTGAGGGTAAAAAAAGAATGAGTGCAGGCGATTTCCTAAAGGGAAGCACTCTTAATATAGGACAGGAACTTGGTGTATAA
- the glpK gene encoding glycerol kinase GlpK, producing MGKYLMALDQGTTSSRSILFDKGGNIVSSAQKEFTQIYPEPGLVEHNPREIWSSQFATAIEAMANIGAGCEDIEAIGITNQRETTVVWDKETGEPVYNAIVWQCRRTAHMIDEVVRKGYGDYIREATGLIPDAYFSASKIAWILDNVKDARAKAKEGKLLFGTVDTWLIWNLTGKKVHVTDFSNASRTLLYNIHKLEWDKEILKIFDIPENMLPEVKPSSYVYGETKSSLFGGSIPIAGAAGDQQAALFGQCCFEKGDVKNTFGTGSFILMNTGSEAISSKSGLLTTIAASTGDKAEYALEGSVFVAGASIQWLRDGLRMIRTSAQSEDYALEVEDADGVYVVPAFTGMGAPYWNQYARGTVFGLTRGTSKEHLIRATLESIAYQSADVFRAMEEDAKVKIKGLKVDGGASANNFLMQFQADIMDTYVRRPKCVETTALGAAYLAGLATGYYENKEEIRKNWQLGRLFEPHMEEGRRERKLKGWKRAVKCTLDWANEKD from the coding sequence ATGGGGAAGTATTTGATGGCACTAGACCAGGGGACAACAAGTTCAAGGAGTATACTATTTGACAAGGGTGGAAATATAGTATCCAGTGCGCAAAAGGAGTTTACGCAGATATACCCTGAGCCGGGACTCGTTGAACATAACCCAAGGGAAATCTGGTCATCACAGTTTGCTACAGCTATAGAAGCTATGGCTAATATAGGCGCAGGCTGTGAAGACATTGAAGCAATAGGTATTACCAATCAAAGGGAGACAACTGTGGTCTGGGATAAGGAAACAGGTGAGCCTGTGTACAATGCCATAGTATGGCAGTGCAGGCGTACAGCGCATATGATAGACGAGGTGGTAAGAAAAGGCTATGGAGACTATATCAGAGAAGCTACAGGTCTCATTCCTGATGCGTATTTTTCAGCGAGTAAGATAGCCTGGATACTTGACAATGTAAAGGATGCGAGAGCAAAGGCTAAGGAGGGTAAACTCCTCTTTGGTACAGTTGATACCTGGCTTATCTGGAATCTTACAGGTAAAAAGGTGCATGTGACAGACTTTAGCAATGCTTCAAGAACCCTGCTTTATAATATACATAAACTCGAATGGGATAAGGAAATACTTAAGATATTTGATATACCTGAGAATATGCTCCCTGAGGTAAAGCCAAGTTCCTACGTATATGGAGAGACAAAGTCAAGCCTCTTTGGTGGGAGCATACCTATAGCAGGTGCTGCGGGAGACCAGCAGGCTGCACTTTTTGGACAGTGCTGCTTTGAAAAGGGAGATGTGAAGAATACCTTTGGTACGGGAAGCTTCATCCTTATGAATACGGGAAGTGAGGCAATTAGCTCAAAATCAGGACTTCTTACAACTATAGCAGCCAGTACAGGTGACAAGGCAGAATACGCCCTTGAGGGCAGCGTATTCGTGGCAGGAGCATCTATCCAGTGGCTTAGAGACGGCCTTAGGATGATTAGGACTTCTGCTCAGTCAGAGGACTATGCCTTAGAAGTTGAAGATGCTGACGGAGTATATGTAGTTCCTGCATTTACAGGTATGGGTGCACCTTACTGGAATCAATATGCAAGGGGGACAGTATTTGGTCTTACAAGAGGAACCTCAAAAGAACATCTTATAAGGGCAACCCTCGAGTCCATAGCCTATCAGTCAGCCGATGTATTTAGGGCTATGGAGGAGGATGCGAAAGTTAAGATTAAGGGGCTTAAGGTGGACGGAGGTGCTTCTGCCAACAACTTCCTTATGCAGTTTCAGGCTGATATTATGGATACCTATGTAAGAAGGCCTAAGTGTGTGGAGACAACTGCCCTTGGGGCTGCTTATCTTGCAGGGCTGGCAACAGGCTATTATGAAAACAAAGAAGAGATAAGAAAGAACTGGCAGCTTGGAAGGCTATTTGAGCCTCATATGGAAGAGGGAAGGAGAGAAAGAAAACTAAAAGGCTGGAAGAGGGCTGTAAAATGTACACTTGACTGGGCGAATGAAAAGGATTAA
- the rpoZ gene encoding DNA-directed RNA polymerase subunit omega — MLHPSYSDLMEVANKDVEEGESKLVNSRYSIVLATARRARQIISGSEPYVAANEKSKPLSIAVDELYHEKVKIVGGEEAEEEE, encoded by the coding sequence ATGTTACATCCATCTTATTCAGACCTTATGGAAGTTGCAAACAAAGATGTGGAAGAGGGCGAGAGCAAGTTAGTAAATAGCCGTTACTCCATAGTGCTTGCTACAGCAAGAAGGGCAAGACAGATAATTTCAGGTTCTGAGCCTTATGTTGCAGCGAATGAAAAGAGCAAGCCGTTATCAATTGCCGTTGATGAGCTTTATCACGAGAAGGTAAAGATTGTAGGTGGTGAGGAAGCGGAAGAAGAGGAATAA
- the priA gene encoding replication restart helicase PriA: MYAEVVVGISIDKLDRTFCYRIPESFGNSDALIGTEVIVPFGRGNRETKAFVVEVKEDTDIDKSLVKDILRKSETGVQIEGKLIKLAYWLKSNYGGAVNEALRSVLQAPRKIERIKERTVSLLKDREEAEDILREFERKKYTIKAKILRRAIESDFNYERFIKEEKATSSAFNSLVKDGIIEIKEELLYRKPVKTGEKNSDKVELNVEQKGAVDKVVDDYRKGIYGRYLLFGITGSGKTEVYMEIMEEVISQGKQVIFLIPEIALSFQMVERLSARFGERISIMNSRMSQGERYDQYLRAKHGDIDIIVGPRSALFTPFEHLGLIIVDEEHEGSYKSSKTPRYHAREVALYRAKEEGAAIILGSATPSLEAVKLASDKEIEVLMLSSRPAGAIPPEIEVADLREELKEGNKSIISRRLSELIKDRLNKGEQTILFINRRGYAGFISCRSCGEAIKCPHCDVSLTFHRPDRLVCHYCGYEEKMPDKCPKCTSPYIGTFGLGTEKVEEIVKKDFPNARVLRMDGDTTTGKNGHEAILESFKKGEADILIGTQMIVKGHDFEKVSLVGILAADLSLFLGDFRAAETTYELLVQAAGRAGRGRYRGKVVIQTYNPDHYVIQAAATGNYKDFYSKEIRYRKLGEYPPETHLLAVILFAAKAEEVSKGAEILAGFLTEKKSESFVVNGPVWASIPKLRDIYRKIIYIKSPDRDELVRLKNLLEDYVKESSDFSKVSVQFDFEPHGNP; this comes from the coding sequence GTGTACGCTGAGGTTGTGGTAGGAATATCTATAGATAAGCTAGACAGGACATTTTGTTACAGGATACCGGAGAGCTTTGGGAACTCTGATGCCCTCATAGGCACCGAAGTCATAGTTCCATTTGGAAGAGGAAATAGAGAAACTAAGGCCTTTGTGGTTGAAGTAAAAGAAGATACCGACATAGATAAAAGCCTTGTAAAGGATATCTTAAGGAAGTCCGAGACAGGAGTTCAGATAGAGGGTAAGCTGATAAAGCTTGCCTACTGGCTTAAGAGCAACTACGGCGGCGCTGTAAATGAGGCGCTTCGCTCAGTACTTCAGGCACCAAGGAAGATAGAAAGAATAAAGGAGAGGACTGTATCTCTTCTTAAAGATAGAGAAGAGGCAGAAGATATCCTCAGGGAATTTGAAAGAAAAAAATATACGATCAAAGCAAAAATCCTAAGAAGAGCGATAGAGAGCGACTTTAACTATGAGAGGTTTATAAAGGAGGAGAAGGCCACCTCCTCTGCCTTCAATTCGCTGGTAAAAGACGGAATTATAGAGATAAAGGAAGAATTACTATACAGAAAGCCTGTAAAGACAGGAGAGAAGAATTCTGATAAGGTCGAGTTAAATGTCGAGCAAAAAGGGGCGGTTGACAAGGTTGTAGATGACTATAGGAAGGGAATATACGGAAGGTATCTCCTTTTTGGTATTACCGGCAGCGGCAAGACTGAAGTCTATATGGAGATAATGGAGGAGGTCATAAGCCAGGGGAAACAGGTTATCTTCCTGATACCGGAGATAGCGCTTAGTTTTCAGATGGTGGAGAGGCTGTCTGCGAGGTTCGGAGAGAGAATCTCCATTATGAACTCAAGGATGTCGCAGGGAGAGAGATATGACCAGTATTTAAGGGCAAAACACGGAGACATAGATATAATAGTAGGTCCAAGGTCAGCCCTTTTTACCCCATTTGAACATCTTGGACTAATCATAGTGGATGAGGAGCATGAAGGGAGCTACAAGAGCTCTAAAACTCCAAGGTATCACGCAAGAGAAGTGGCACTTTATAGGGCGAAGGAGGAAGGAGCGGCTATAATACTTGGCTCTGCAACTCCAAGCCTTGAAGCTGTGAAGCTGGCTTCCGATAAGGAGATAGAGGTGCTTATGCTGTCAAGTCGTCCAGCAGGGGCCATTCCTCCCGAGATTGAGGTTGCTGACCTTAGAGAAGAGCTAAAAGAGGGCAATAAGTCCATTATCAGCAGGAGGCTTTCAGAGCTTATAAAAGACAGGCTTAATAAGGGTGAGCAGACCATATTGTTTATCAACAGAAGGGGGTATGCAGGCTTTATTTCCTGTAGAAGCTGTGGTGAAGCCATCAAATGTCCTCATTGTGACGTGAGTCTTACCTTTCACAGACCCGACAGGCTGGTCTGCCATTACTGCGGCTACGAGGAAAAAATGCCTGATAAATGCCCAAAGTGTACTTCGCCGTATATAGGTACCTTTGGACTTGGGACGGAAAAGGTAGAGGAAATAGTAAAAAAGGACTTCCCAAATGCCAGGGTGCTTAGGATGGATGGGGACACGACTACAGGGAAAAACGGCCATGAGGCTATACTTGAGAGCTTTAAGAAGGGTGAGGCTGATATCCTCATAGGAACCCAGATGATAGTAAAGGGGCATGACTTTGAGAAGGTAAGTCTGGTTGGCATACTGGCTGCTGACTTATCACTGTTTTTAGGGGATTTTAGAGCAGCGGAGACTACCTACGAACTCCTTGTGCAGGCAGCGGGCAGGGCAGGAAGAGGTAGATATAGGGGGAAGGTGGTCATCCAGACCTACAATCCTGACCACTATGTGATACAGGCTGCGGCAACAGGCAATTATAAGGACTTTTATTCCAAGGAAATAAGATATAGGAAGCTTGGAGAATATCCTCCTGAAACCCATCTCCTTGCAGTTATTCTCTTTGCCGCAAAAGCTGAGGAGGTAAGTAAGGGGGCTGAAATTCTTGCGGGATTTTTAACAGAGAAAAAATCAGAGAGCTTTGTGGTAAATGGGCCGGTATGGGCGTCTATTCCAAAGCTTAGGGATATATACAGAAAGATAATCTACATAAAGTCGCCTGATAGAGATGAACTGGTTAGGCTTAAGAACCTGCTTGAAGACTATGTAAAGGAGAGCTCTGATTTTAGCAAAGTCAGCGTGCAGTTTGACTTTGAGCCACACGGCAATCCATAA